The proteins below come from a single Burkholderia sp. FERM BP-3421 genomic window:
- a CDS encoding (2,3-dihydroxybenzoyl)adenylate synthase — protein sequence MTLALGTPWPTACADAYRRKGYWQGQSFDQWLAQQVERFGARTALVHGGTRWSYRRLADEAERLARGFVSLGIGPRDRVVVQLPNRVEFFAVVFALFRIGALPVFALPAHRRQEIGYFCRHAEAVAYVAADCHDGFDYRALATEVRAEAPTLAHVLIVGEAGEHRALDSLRDAHAPLPASPTAGEVAFLQLSGGSTGTPKLIPRTHDDYLYSVRESARICGLDERSVYLCVLPAAHNYALSSPGSFGVLHAGGTVVLCDGGSPEAAFGLIARERVTITALVPPLVPVWLSAAARGPAALTSLRLVQVGGARFDETLARRVDTMLGARLQQVFGMAEGLVNYTRLDDPREVVAQTQGRPISPDDEIRIVDDEDRPVAPGAIGNLLTRGPYTIRGYYRAEAHNARAFTSDGFYRTGDRVRMTEDGYLVVEGRAKDQINRGGEKVSAEEVEHLLIAHPGVVDAALVAMPDPYLGEKSCAYVIRADAALRAPTLLAFLREQGIAAYKIPDRIEFVDVFPKTAVGKTNKQVLRADIAARLAAFEHAAG from the coding sequence ATGACGCTGGCGCTCGGCACGCCGTGGCCCACCGCTTGCGCGGACGCGTATCGACGCAAGGGCTATTGGCAGGGGCAGTCGTTCGATCAATGGCTCGCGCAGCAGGTCGAGCGTTTCGGCGCGCGCACCGCGCTCGTGCACGGCGGGACCCGCTGGAGCTACCGGCGGCTGGCCGACGAGGCGGAGCGGCTGGCGCGCGGCTTCGTGTCGCTCGGCATCGGGCCGCGTGATCGCGTCGTCGTGCAGTTGCCGAACCGGGTCGAGTTCTTCGCGGTCGTGTTCGCGCTGTTCCGGATCGGCGCGCTGCCGGTGTTCGCGTTGCCCGCGCATCGGCGCCAGGAGATCGGCTACTTCTGCCGTCATGCGGAGGCCGTCGCCTACGTGGCGGCCGATTGCCACGACGGCTTCGACTATCGCGCGCTCGCGACCGAGGTGCGGGCCGAGGCGCCGACCCTCGCGCACGTGCTGATCGTCGGCGAGGCGGGCGAGCACCGCGCGCTCGACAGCCTGCGCGACGCGCACGCGCCGCTGCCCGCGAGTCCGACGGCGGGCGAGGTCGCGTTTTTGCAGTTGTCGGGCGGCAGCACGGGCACGCCGAAGCTGATTCCGCGCACGCACGACGATTACCTGTACAGCGTGCGCGAAAGCGCGCGCATCTGCGGGCTGGACGAACGCAGCGTCTATCTGTGCGTGCTGCCCGCCGCGCACAACTATGCGCTCAGCTCGCCGGGCTCGTTCGGCGTGCTGCATGCGGGCGGCACCGTCGTGCTGTGCGACGGCGGCAGCCCCGAGGCGGCGTTCGGGCTGATCGCGCGCGAACGGGTGACGATCACCGCGCTGGTTCCGCCGCTCGTGCCGGTCTGGCTGTCGGCCGCGGCGCGCGGGCCGGCCGCGCTGACGAGCCTGCGGCTCGTGCAGGTCGGCGGCGCGCGCTTCGACGAGACGCTCGCGCGACGCGTCGACACCATGTTGGGCGCGCGCCTGCAGCAGGTGTTCGGGATGGCCGAGGGGCTCGTCAACTACACGCGGCTCGACGACCCGCGCGAGGTCGTCGCGCAGACCCAGGGCCGGCCGATTTCGCCGGACGACGAGATCCGCATCGTCGACGACGAGGACCGGCCGGTCGCGCCGGGCGCGATCGGCAACCTGCTGACGCGCGGCCCCTACACGATTCGCGGCTATTACCGCGCGGAGGCGCACAACGCACGCGCGTTCACATCCGATGGGTTCTACCGGACGGGGGACCGGGTGCGCATGACGGAAGACGGCTATCTGGTCGTCGAGGGGCGCGCGAAGGACCAGATCAATCGCGGCGGCGAGAAGGTGTCGGCGGAAGAGGTCGAGCATCTGCTGATCGCGCATCCGGGCGTCGTCGATGCGGCGCTCGTCGCGATGCCGGATCCGTATCTCGGCGAGAAGAGCTGCGCCTACGTGATCCGCGCCGACGCGGCGTTGCGCGCGCCGACGCTGCTGGCATTCCTGCGCGAGCAGGGGATCGCCGCCTACAAGATCCCCGACCGGATCGAATTCGTCGACGTGTTTCCGAAGACCGCCGTCGGCAAAACCAACAAACAGGTGCTGCGCGCCGACATCGCGGCGCGCCTCGCCGCGTTCGAGCACGCGGCCGGGTGA
- a CDS encoding isochorismatase family protein has product MAIPKILSYPMPAALPENRVSWPFEPRRAALLVHDMQDYFVDFYDRAAAPIPELLANVARLLVFARAAGMPVYYTAQLPEQTAEARALLNDMWGPGLTAHPERAAICEALAPQPGDQVLDKWRYSAFQRSAFDQLLGDGGRDQLVICGVYAHIGCLMTACEAFMKDIQPFFVADALADFSAHEHQMALDYVARRCGMAVRTADLTDAAARDAGAAPNSLDALTAEVARSLRVAASELRPDDNLMDCGLDSVRLMAFVEAWRGAGRDVEFVQLAQTPTLAAWWALLRRPAAVPA; this is encoded by the coding sequence ATGGCTATTCCCAAGATCCTTTCCTATCCGATGCCCGCCGCGCTGCCCGAGAACCGGGTGTCGTGGCCGTTCGAGCCGCGTCGCGCGGCGCTGCTCGTGCACGACATGCAGGACTATTTCGTCGATTTCTACGATCGCGCCGCCGCGCCGATTCCCGAGCTGCTCGCCAACGTCGCGCGCTTGCTCGTGTTCGCGCGCGCAGCGGGGATGCCGGTGTACTACACCGCCCAGCTGCCGGAGCAGACCGCCGAGGCGCGCGCGCTGCTCAACGACATGTGGGGCCCGGGCCTCACCGCACACCCGGAGCGCGCGGCGATCTGCGAGGCGCTCGCGCCGCAGCCCGGCGACCAGGTGCTCGACAAGTGGCGCTACAGCGCCTTCCAGCGTTCGGCATTCGACCAGCTGCTGGGCGATGGCGGACGCGACCAGCTCGTGATCTGCGGCGTCTATGCGCATATCGGCTGCCTGATGACCGCGTGCGAAGCGTTCATGAAGGACATCCAGCCGTTCTTCGTCGCCGATGCGCTGGCCGATTTTTCCGCGCATGAGCACCAGATGGCGCTCGACTATGTCGCGCGCCGCTGCGGGATGGCCGTGCGCACGGCGGACCTGACCGACGCCGCCGCGCGCGACGCGGGCGCCGCGCCGAATTCGCTCGACGCGCTGACGGCCGAGGTTGCGCGCAGCCTGCGGGTCGCGGCAAGCGAGCTGCGCCCCGACGACAACCTGATGGATTGCGGACTGGACTCGGTGCGGCTGATGGCCTTCGTCGAGGCGTGGCGCGGCGCGGGGCGCGACGTCGAGTTCGTGCAGCTCGCGCAGACGCCGACGCTCGCTGCGTGGTGGGCGCTGCTGCGGCGTCCGGCCGCGGTGCCCGCGTGA
- a CDS encoding DUF2218 domain-containing protein, producing the protein MLVSTAEITVPQADRVLFKMCKHYAIKVPVVFDDTRAAIDFPYGKCHVTRADDRLSLRCEADSTDKLEQIQYVMDEHLALMARNKQLVIDWQRG; encoded by the coding sequence ATGCTCGTCAGTACCGCTGAAATCACCGTGCCACAGGCCGACCGCGTGCTCTTCAAGATGTGCAAGCACTACGCAATCAAGGTGCCGGTCGTGTTCGACGACACGCGCGCCGCGATCGATTTTCCCTATGGCAAGTGCCACGTCACGCGCGCGGACGACCGGCTGAGCCTGCGCTGCGAGGCCGACTCGACGGACAAGCTGGAGCAGATCCAGTACGTGATGGACGAGCACCTGGCGCTGATGGCGCGCAACAAGCAGCTCGTGATCGATTGGCAACGCGGCTGA